GAGACGTCCTCGCCCGACTCCGGGTCCTTGATGAGGACCGTCGTCTCCATGTCGCCCACCTTCCGCGGCGCCGACCACGTCTCGCCGCCGTCCGTGGACCGGACGACCCGCAGGGTGTAGTCCGTCAGCCCCGGGCCGCCGCCGAACCGGACGTGCGTGTGGAAGTCCAGCAGCGTGCCGTCGTCGAGCGCGACCAGCCGGTGCCCGGTCACCATCGTCCCCTCGGCGGACGCCACGGTCACGCGGGGCGTCTCCCACGTCCGCCCGCCGTCGGCGCTGCGGGCGATCCAGCCCTCGTTGGCCGTCCGCGCCTCCGCCGGGAAGCGGGCGCCGGCCACGTACAGGACGTCCGGGTCGCGGGGGTCGGCGACGGCCCCGCCGCCGTACACGCCGCCCCGGCCGGGATCGGTCTCGTGCGCGACGAACGCCGGGCGCGTCCACGTCCGGCCACCGTCGTCGGAGCGGACGGACAGCGCCGCGGACTCCGTGAAGTCGTCGGTGACGACGCCGCCGGTCACGACGAGCCCGCCGTCGCGGGTGAAGGTGACCGCGGGGTCGTCCACGTGGTCGAAGCGGCCGCCGGAGCAGCGGGTGAGGCCGGGCACGACGGACCGCGTCCAGTGCCGGCCGGCGTCGCGCGAGACGGCGACGACCGCGCCGCGGTGGTGGTCCTGGGGCCACACGGCGGCGAGGCGGCGGGGGTTCGCCGGGTCGGCCGCCAGGGCGGGCTCGACGGCCCCGGCC
The nucleotide sequence above comes from Actinomadura algeriensis. Encoded proteins:
- a CDS encoding sialidase family protein gives rise to the protein MRPSPLVLTALLVPALALSGTAAAAVRGHGPERLSGPSPFAGCAAGAIDEKMAAGAVEPALAADPANPRRLAAVWPQDHHRGAVVAVSRDAGRHWTRSVVPGLTRCSGGRFDHVDDPAVTFTRDGGLVVTGGVVTDDFTESAALSVRSDDGGRTWTRPAFVAHETDPGRGGVYGGGAVADPRDPDVLYVAGARFPAEARTANEGWIARSADGGRTWETPRVTVASAEGTMVTGHRLVALDDGTLLDFHTHVRFGGGPGLTDYTLRVVRSTDGGETWSAPRKVGDMETTVLIKDPESGEDVSHTTSILSDVAVDRRTGRLYAVWQDARFNGGAADGVALVSSGDGGRTWSAPVQANRTPATGPVPNRQTFTVSVEVGHRGTVAVSYSDFRHNDAAAPLRTDRWLATCRPARTGSCADATAAWRETRLTGTSFDMREAPRIPDEASPRGYFLGEQAGLVAAGRAFVSAWAEPDAPGRAAAFVRTVR